One part of the Acidobacteriota bacterium genome encodes these proteins:
- a CDS encoding VCBS repeat-containing protein translates to MRSSRRAICRIGIASCVVLLFALCAHALSGSRAFQNPPVPPRPAHPAQVLPSRTCFTTAFAAPLSLATGCCLTQVAVGDFNGDGHADLLPNDLDTASGSSTRLRAGDGRGNFGFDLSNGALGGPGSQSFIATGDFNGDGKPDLVMPRGLGNEPLLLQLSAANGRFTTTTGAFGTYTNRNASAAISADFNGDGKNDLAVADGTARELTLLSGDGTGRFPASLGAPFKLNTNAVLLAAADFNQDGKADLALADQVANELTILLSQAAGTLAANPPIKLASRPTALVTGDFDRDGRTDLAVANQDITLLFNQPNGSFVSQTVTTNGAAGLTAANFDNDEWLDLAVSFAGRLTLLRGGPAGFTASSFMAAPTSGFITNGDFNEDGRQDLAVVTAADNASGRVLILLNNGAGGFNLPPGFAAGNAPRLLAQADFNRDGIPDVVTASQTDEVNLLLGSRNGFAAPRTFKLPPVGTQSFTTAALLTADFNRDGNADCAVAGAQGIYLLTSGADGALRLLNDTPLPFPTRALQSADFNADGWPDLAVHDGVSLRVLFNETRPDRLAFTPAPSVNVGRPIGLGFLAGQFDADAQGDVIFFDTTGFIGYRVAQGDGTGGFTIRQGVSISDGAGVAGAVGDFNGDGRLDLATADLDASNNDVQVHLGYNYQRGPGGTVLYGGTAFAVGNLNNDGKDDLVQLGNDALAVILNPAVERFVLPINQAAGRGYNGYAIGGTPGRAVVGDFDGDGRGDIAVINQTTNRLVLLHNLTQANQAPTLHASTQSLNLAQGDANARLKLADVADVDAAPGALNAVALNLPAGFAATLSVEGGALYGSFTVPCEAALGARAFEVLLTDQCLAKAQTTLTLNLQPNSPPQLGAYPETIITSGAAFTVKPSAPPADNGSFTLVVGAAGFNGALSINTTTGEVRIANAVSSGVYTVLVTATDRCGATATQRFTLTVNLPGACGAPAFSAETFTLTHHPTLLATADFDRDGNLDLAATNLPAEPSAEITLLHNTGAGRLEKWKTLRPARFAAGLLAADFNQDGKADLAYSYSEADSGVLEVLLGDGTGAFAPPRRTAVAQAFFTTLSADLNGDGRLDLAALVDGKQQLAVLFGDGNGGFAMARNIALPTDGARLVSGDFNRDGWPDLAVTTFRASLLVLRGTGNGEFAAPRTQSLPFSDFSTSYILAADFNNDGKADLAVTGIEAATRNNVTLILLGDGAGGFTLRSTNAGAGPLAAADFDRDGRADLLILTGMTGAEGVLLLLGAGDGTFCAAKGINPATANTDRRVGVALGDFDQDGKPDLVLAADFFWQLTTLLNRTL, encoded by the coding sequence ATGCGCTCTTCCCGCCGTGCAATCTGCCGCATTGGTATCGCGAGTTGCGTGGTCTTGCTGTTTGCACTATGCGCGCATGCGCTGAGCGGCAGCCGCGCGTTTCAAAATCCGCCCGTGCCGCCGCGCCCGGCGCATCCGGCCCAGGTGCTGCCTTCGCGCACCTGTTTCACAACGGCCTTCGCCGCGCCGCTCAGTTTGGCGACCGGCTGTTGCCTGACACAGGTGGCGGTGGGCGATTTCAATGGCGATGGCCATGCGGATTTGCTGCCCAATGATTTGGACACGGCCAGCGGCAGCAGCACACGGCTGCGCGCCGGCGACGGGCGCGGCAATTTCGGCTTTGACTTGAGCAACGGCGCGTTGGGCGGGCCGGGCAGCCAATCTTTCATCGCGACAGGCGATTTCAACGGCGATGGCAAACCCGATCTAGTAATGCCGCGTGGCCTTGGCAACGAACCTTTGTTGCTGCAACTCAGCGCCGCCAATGGCCGCTTCACAACCACAACGGGCGCATTCGGCACATACACCAATCGCAACGCCAGCGCGGCAATCAGCGCGGATTTCAACGGCGACGGTAAAAACGATTTGGCGGTGGCCGACGGCACGGCGCGCGAACTCACCTTGCTCAGCGGCGACGGCACGGGCCGCTTTCCGGCCAGCCTGGGCGCGCCATTCAAGCTCAATACCAATGCCGTGCTGCTCGCCGCCGCCGATTTCAATCAGGACGGCAAGGCCGATTTGGCGCTGGCCGATCAGGTGGCGAATGAGTTGACCATCCTGCTTAGCCAAGCCGCTGGCACGCTCGCCGCCAATCCGCCCATCAAACTTGCCAGCCGCCCTACCGCGCTGGTCACGGGCGATTTCGACCGTGATGGCCGCACGGATTTGGCCGTCGCGAACCAAGACATCACGCTGCTGTTCAATCAACCCAATGGCAGTTTCGTTTCGCAAACCGTCACGACCAACGGCGCGGCAGGCCTGACGGCAGCCAATTTCGACAACGACGAATGGCTCGATCTGGCCGTCAGCTTCGCCGGACGCCTCACGCTTCTGCGCGGCGGCCCGGCGGGTTTCACGGCGTCTTCGTTCATGGCCGCGCCCACCAGCGGCTTCATCACCAACGGCGATTTCAACGAAGACGGGCGGCAGGATTTGGCGGTCGTGACAGCCGCTGACAACGCCAGCGGGCGCGTCTTGATCTTGCTGAACAACGGCGCGGGCGGCTTCAACCTGCCGCCCGGCTTTGCCGCCGGAAACGCGCCGCGCCTGTTGGCCCAAGCCGATTTCAACCGCGATGGCATCCCCGATGTCGTGACGGCCAGCCAGACGGATGAGGTCAACCTTTTGCTCGGCAGCCGCAACGGCTTCGCCGCGCCGCGCACCTTCAAGCTGCCGCCGGTCGGTACGCAAAGCTTCACGACTGCCGCGTTACTGACCGCTGACTTCAACCGCGATGGCAACGCGGATTGCGCCGTCGCGGGCGCGCAAGGCATTTACCTGTTGACCAGCGGCGCTGACGGCGCGTTGCGTTTGCTCAACGACACGCCGCTGCCCTTTCCTACGCGCGCGTTGCAAAGCGCCGATTTCAATGCCGATGGCTGGCCCGATCTGGCCGTGCACGATGGCGTCAGTTTGCGTGTACTGTTCAATGAAACAAGGCCGGACAGACTCGCCTTTACGCCTGCGCCCAGCGTCAACGTCGGCAGGCCGATTGGCCTGGGCTTTCTGGCTGGGCAATTCGATGCCGATGCGCAAGGTGATGTAATTTTCTTCGACACCACCGGCTTCATCGGCTATCGCGTGGCGCAGGGCGATGGCACGGGCGGCTTCACCATCCGCCAAGGTGTTTCGATCAGCGATGGCGCGGGCGTGGCCGGTGCAGTGGGCGATTTCAATGGCGATGGACGGCTCGATCTGGCAACAGCGGATTTGGACGCCTCAAACAATGACGTGCAGGTGCATCTGGGCTACAACTATCAACGCGGCCCCGGCGGCACGGTGTTATACGGCGGGACAGCCTTCGCTGTGGGTAATTTGAACAACGACGGCAAGGACGATCTGGTGCAGCTTGGCAATGATGCTTTGGCCGTGATTTTGAATCCGGCAGTCGAGCGCTTTGTCCTGCCCATCAATCAGGCGGCAGGGCGCGGCTACAACGGTTATGCTATCGGCGGCACGCCGGGCCGTGCGGTGGTTGGTGATTTTGATGGCGATGGGCGTGGCGACATCGCCGTCATCAATCAAACGACCAATCGCCTCGTGCTGCTGCACAACCTCACGCAAGCCAATCAAGCGCCCACGCTGCACGCCAGCACACAATCGTTGAACCTGGCGCAAGGCGATGCAAACGCGCGTTTGAAGCTGGCGGATGTCGCCGATGTTGACGCCGCGCCCGGCGCGTTGAATGCCGTCGCGCTCAACTTGCCGGCGGGTTTCGCCGCGACCTTGTCGGTGGAAGGTGGCGCGCTTTATGGCAGCTTCACTGTGCCTTGCGAGGCCGCGCTCGGCGCGCGGGCGTTCGAGGTATTGCTGACCGACCAATGCCTTGCCAAAGCGCAAACAACTTTGACGCTAAACCTTCAACCAAATTCTCCGCCGCAACTCGGCGCGTATCCCGAGACAATCATCACGAGCGGCGCGGCCTTCACCGTCAAACCCAGCGCGCCGCCGGCGGACAACGGCAGCTTCACGCTGGTGGTCGGTGCGGCGGGCTTCAACGGCGCGCTTTCCATCAACACCACGACGGGCGAAGTGCGCATTGCCAACGCCGTGAGCAGCGGCGTTTACACCGTGCTCGTGACAGCGACGGATCGTTGTGGCGCAACAGCCACGCAGCGCTTCACGCTGACGGTCAACTTGCCGGGCGCTTGCGGCGCGCCGGCGTTCAGTGCCGAAACGTTCACACTGACGCATCATCCAACCTTGCTCGCCACGGCGGATTTTGACCGCGATGGCAACCTGGATTTGGCCGCGACCAATTTGCCCGCTGAACCGAGCGCCGAAATCACGCTGCTGCACAACACTGGCGCGGGCCGGTTGGAGAAATGGAAAACGCTGCGGCCCGCGCGCTTTGCCGCCGGATTGCTGGCGGCGGATTTCAATCAGGATGGCAAGGCCGATCTGGCGTATAGCTACAGCGAGGCCGATAGCGGCGTGCTGGAAGTGCTGCTCGGCGACGGCACCGGCGCATTCGCGCCACCCCGCCGCACCGCAGTTGCACAAGCCTTCTTCACCACCCTGAGCGCCGACCTGAATGGCGATGGCCGCTTAGACCTTGCCGCCCTGGTGGATGGCAAGCAGCAACTCGCCGTGCTCTTCGGCGACGGCAATGGCGGCTTTGCAATGGCGCGCAACATAGCCTTGCCGACGGATGGCGCGCGGCTGGTTAGTGGCGATTTCAATCGCGATGGCTGGCCCGATTTGGCCGTGACGACATTTCGCGCCAGCTTGCTGGTCTTGCGGGGCACGGGCAACGGCGAATTTGCCGCGCCGCGCACGCAGTCCTTGCCGTTCAGCGATTTCTCGACCAGCTACATCCTCGCGGCGGATTTCAACAATGACGGCAAAGCCGATTTGGCGGTGACGGGGATTGAAGCGGCAACGCGCAATAACGTCACGCTCATCTTGCTGGGCGATGGCGCGGGCGGCTTCACATTGCGTTCGACCAACGCGGGCGCGGGGCCGCTGGCGGCGGCGGATTTTGATCGGGATGGGCGCGCGGACTTGCTGATCCTCACGGGCATGACGGGCGCTGAAGGCGTGTTGCTGTTGCTGGGCGCGGGCGATGGAACTTTCTGCGCCGCCAAGGGCATCAATCCCGCGACTGCCAATACCGACCGGCGCGTGGGTGTGGCGCTGGGCGATTTTGATCAGGACGGCAAACCGGATTTGGTGCTGGCCGCAGATTTCTTTTGGCAACTGACGACGTTGCTGAATCGAACGCTTTGA